The nucleotide sequence tatttgtagAATGAGATGTATggttttgttttatatcgcaatttaaaaatagtgAATTTTGAAGCGAATGAAAATGGTCAATTGTGTTTTGggaattatttatattataatatatatttttaatttgatgataaaaaaagaagaaatatatattaataagattattaatttcttttttatcatgtttagcatatattaatgtGTTATAGTTATCTGTTTTGGCTCTTcgtattttttcttcaattatatctttattatcaaatacataaataacTTTGTGTAAATTATGACAAGTTGATAATTCTTTATCTTTactcattttattatgtcCGTCCAAATTCATTATTTCGACGTTGAATTTtgaagaatatattttgggCAATTTGATTATATGGTTATTTAAGGAtgtgttaattttttttgaaattttttttataatttcgatattttttttttgatctAAGCCTATTATTAAATACTGTGGTTTATAAAGCATAATATCTGACAGCATTAAATTTGGATAGGAAAATAAGGaaaatgattttttattttcactagcttttatatgtatgtgtgaatttaatatattaatgggaataaaagaatttattaaataataaagagaTGTGTGTTGTTGTATATCAGATTGTTtaattatgtaaaaataatgtttttgtttaatattcgattttttacaaaatttataattatcgTTTTGTCTATTTGTATTTAACTTAGAATATTGAGAAGCAAACATGTCTTTTTGTCCGCATATTTTCAACGAATTGATGGTATTCGaatttgcatatttttgttcataataTGAATTGAGATACATATTTTCGatattaaatgataatagattttgaatatttatattatcctttatgtttatattaagttgtttaataatatgttttatatttattccgTTTATATAGACATcaatgtaatttttttttttcacatacATGTTTATAATCAAAGAAATGATAGTCTTTACTGAATCGAAaacattttgttttaatgaaaatatattattaatatttgttaaaCTATGAAGATCTGCAAttagtattattttgtttatttttatttcgtcatttttatcattatttctATAGTTTTCCGTTTGGGGGggtttaatatttataatggGGGATAAACAACCTATATAGTTGCCAAGGTGTATGCTTCCACTTGgctaaacaaattaaaaaacatgTTTATGCATGTAAatttgtgtatatataaaacaatatgTTATGTAGGAATAATAGGGAAactgtaaaaaaaatgataatatatgcacgtaaaaaaaaattaagttggatatatatttttactttaatTCCAGTTAGAAATGTACATGTATTTTTCAGTTggaatttttgtttttgtttgtttatTGGAGGAGTATTATAtaagtaaaatatattttcccatttttttttgattttaacatttttataaaaatttatatgaataagtataagaaaatataaaaagattatttttccttttttcattattatattaacaaatgTCCTAGAAACAATCAAGAAATGGAAAGAATTCCATTTCGTTTTCTTGatatttgtaattttaACAAACTTTCTTCTATTATgtcattattttaattccgtctcttttttttcgtatatcatgatattaatgaaaatgaattaagtaataaaataatgttatatccatataaaatatattgataataatttatatatatgaatatatttatactaaTGTTGTTTTGTGCTTTTAGTTTGTAACTATACAAGTTGGAATAGTATTTTTACTAGCCTATTATTAAAttggaataaaaattaata is from Plasmodium berghei ANKA genome assembly, chromosome: 14 and encodes:
- a CDS encoding tryptophan--tRNA ligase, putative; translated protein: MKKGKIIFLYFLILIHINFYKNVKIKKKWENIFYLYNTPPINKQKQKFQLKNTCTFLTGIKPSGSIHLGNYIGCLSPIINIKPPQTENYRNNDKNDEIKINKIILIADLHSLTNINNIFSLKQNVFDSVKTIISLIINMYVKKKNYIDVYINGINIKHIIKQLNINIKDNINIQNLLSFNIENMYLNSYYEQKYANSNTINSLKICGQKDMFASQYSKLNTNRQNDNYKFCKKSNIKQKHYFYIIKQSDIQQHTSLYYLINSFIPINILNSHIHIKASENKKSFSLFSYPNLMLSDIMLYKPQYLIIGLDQKKNIEIIKKISKKINTSLNNHIIKLPKIYSSKFNVEIMNLDGHNKMSKDKELSTCHNLHKVIYVFDNKDIIEEKIRRAKTDNYNTLIYAKHDKKEINNLINIYFFFFYHQIKNIYYNINNSQNTIDHFHSLQNSLFLNCDIKQNHTSHSTNIYNQNNENLQNYTHLPKTHNEKIILKKYNINPKFNVNVINNILSTYNNNYQHFKYDLSQLIYKHFRFSKYCYEKLHFEHILINNLLKIGKQCLYQTASRTYKNFKKNLNI